A window of the Streptomyces luomodiensis genome harbors these coding sequences:
- a CDS encoding FG-GAP repeat domain-containing protein has translation MASPSTRLRPAATLCAAALALLTACGGGGGDDEERSGDGAGKSTAAPVVTPTATAPVTRGEGSALPDDLNGDGHPELRIPLASDEEFGGLHRIAYVYGSAKGVDPAVRTVLDRAGLGLPTGAGGQDRDMGEMRSATTADLDGDGYADVIATATKDRDPAGTERVHITTQTLPYITWGGPEGPRRGASATPVRLTDADDGLESSQPLAVGDFNGDGHHDLAAVRQSGKDFHVLYGPFGRDGEAARTATYANPLGTSGQIARLYADAIDGDRPTDLVVHAQGDDDQMESALLTAGPDGLAETGRTLRKGNAIAFGDFDGDGKRDVAVADTGTRNDEPGYETEPADVDHSVSVYTQRTAGSTPAPIKIPALGGDVLAAADTDGDGTDELAVSLRTGGTQLLTIRPDAPGEIAHRRTLNRTVPARVDGHKVPDKRRAVKLYGAGDFDHDGKDEVVLAWGPDALFALYGEKPQRFWVTDGTDDKVVFTSAPYDDRR, from the coding sequence ATGGCATCCCCCAGCACCAGGCTCCGCCCCGCCGCCACCCTCTGCGCCGCCGCGCTGGCGCTGCTCACCGCGTGCGGCGGTGGCGGTGGCGACGACGAGGAGAGGAGTGGCGACGGGGCCGGGAAGAGCACGGCCGCACCCGTCGTCACCCCCACCGCGACCGCTCCCGTCACCCGTGGCGAGGGCAGCGCACTTCCGGACGACCTCAACGGCGACGGCCACCCCGAGCTCAGAATCCCGCTGGCCTCCGATGAGGAGTTCGGCGGACTGCACCGGATCGCCTACGTGTACGGCTCGGCGAAGGGCGTCGACCCCGCCGTCCGCACCGTGCTCGACCGTGCCGGGCTCGGCCTGCCCACCGGCGCCGGGGGGCAGGACCGCGACATGGGCGAGATGCGGTCCGCGACCACCGCCGACCTCGACGGCGACGGCTACGCCGATGTGATCGCCACCGCCACCAAGGACCGCGACCCGGCCGGGACCGAGCGCGTCCACATCACCACCCAGACGCTCCCCTACATCACCTGGGGCGGCCCCGAGGGGCCACGCCGGGGGGCCTCGGCCACTCCGGTCCGGCTGACCGACGCCGACGACGGGCTGGAGAGCTCCCAGCCCCTGGCGGTCGGTGACTTCAACGGGGACGGACACCACGACCTGGCCGCCGTACGCCAGAGCGGCAAGGACTTCCATGTGCTGTACGGCCCGTTCGGCCGCGACGGCGAGGCCGCCCGCACCGCGACCTACGCCAACCCGCTCGGCACGAGCGGCCAGATCGCCAGGCTGTACGCCGACGCGATCGACGGCGACCGCCCCACCGATCTGGTGGTGCACGCCCAGGGCGATGACGACCAGATGGAATCCGCGCTGCTCACGGCGGGCCCGGACGGCCTCGCCGAGACCGGCCGCACCCTCCGCAAGGGCAACGCGATCGCCTTCGGCGACTTCGACGGCGACGGGAAGCGGGATGTGGCGGTCGCCGACACCGGCACCCGCAACGACGAACCCGGCTATGAGACCGAGCCCGCGGACGTCGACCATTCGGTGAGCGTGTACACCCAGCGCACGGCCGGATCGACCCCTGCGCCGATCAAGATCCCCGCCCTGGGCGGCGATGTCCTCGCCGCGGCCGACACCGACGGCGACGGCACCGATGAACTGGCCGTCTCGCTGCGCACCGGCGGCACCCAGCTGCTGACGATCCGCCCCGACGCCCCCGGGGAGATCGCCCACCGCCGCACCCTGAACCGGACCGTCCCGGCCCGCGTGGACGGCCACAAGGTGCCGGACAAGCGGCGCGCCGTCAAGCTCTACGGCGCGGGCGACTTCGACCACGACGGCAAGGACGAGGTGGTGCTGGCCTGGGGGCCGGATGCGCTCTTCGCGCTCTACGGGGAGAAGCCGCAACGGTTCTGGGTGACCGACGGCACCGATGACAAGGTGGTGTTCACCAGCGCGCCCTACGACGACCGGCGCTGA
- a CDS encoding Rieske 2Fe-2S domain-containing protein, producing the protein MRVTGLGHAGLFIETAAGSVLCDPWVNPAFFGSWFPFPDNTDLDWTHYGRAADYLYVSHLHRDHFDVENLRRNVRKDITVLLPAFATDELERELSGLGFSRFLRTRSGVPVERDGLRIMITALTGPGDGPIGDSALSLDDGRVVLLNQNDAHPLDIAAIREFGEVDAYFVQFSGAIWYPMVYQLPLSAKKEFAARKRQGQFDRALRYIDAVEAKHVFPNAGPPCFLDDELFEHNGTGRDGESIFVDQLEFLRELGRARPEVTAHLLLPGTVAEPEGTACKLTHRYTGKEIERIFGDKRAYLRDFARRQRPALAAERASRAPALPRERLLTELKQWWEPLLTRADRICAGVGGPARLDVGEVPIVIDFPAREVRLWDGERCRYTLSTSADLVATNIARREADWSNSLLLSMRFTASRIGPYNEFLYVFFKCLSMERIEYVENYYDSCQDDGQDIVLDGWRVQRRCPHLRADLSRFGQIEGDVLTCTLHGWRYDLSTGRCLTSDGHDIRASAAP; encoded by the coding sequence ATGCGTGTGACCGGACTGGGGCATGCTGGACTGTTCATCGAAACCGCGGCGGGGTCGGTGCTCTGCGACCCGTGGGTCAACCCCGCCTTCTTCGGCTCGTGGTTTCCGTTCCCGGACAACACCGATCTGGACTGGACGCACTATGGGCGCGCGGCGGACTATCTCTATGTCTCGCATCTGCACCGGGACCATTTCGACGTGGAGAACCTGCGCCGGAACGTGCGCAAGGACATCACCGTGCTGCTGCCGGCCTTCGCCACCGATGAGCTGGAACGCGAGCTGAGCGGGCTGGGGTTCAGCCGCTTCCTGCGCACCCGCTCCGGTGTGCCGGTCGAACGCGACGGGTTGCGCATCATGATCACCGCGCTGACCGGCCCCGGGGACGGGCCCATCGGCGACTCGGCGCTCTCGCTGGACGACGGCCGCGTCGTCCTGCTCAACCAGAACGACGCCCATCCGCTGGACATCGCGGCGATCCGGGAGTTCGGCGAGGTCGACGCGTACTTCGTGCAGTTCTCCGGCGCGATCTGGTACCCGATGGTGTACCAACTGCCGCTCTCCGCCAAGAAGGAGTTCGCCGCACGGAAGCGGCAGGGCCAGTTCGACCGGGCGCTGCGCTACATCGACGCGGTGGAAGCCAAGCATGTGTTTCCCAACGCGGGTCCGCCGTGCTTCCTGGACGACGAGCTCTTCGAGCACAACGGCACCGGCCGGGACGGCGAGAGCATCTTCGTCGACCAGCTGGAATTCCTGCGCGAGCTCGGCCGGGCGCGCCCGGAGGTGACGGCGCATCTGCTGCTGCCGGGGACGGTGGCGGAGCCGGAGGGCACCGCGTGCAAGCTCACCCACCGCTACACCGGCAAGGAGATCGAGCGCATCTTCGGCGACAAGCGCGCGTATCTGCGGGACTTCGCCCGCCGGCAGCGGCCCGCGCTCGCCGCCGAGCGTGCCTCGCGCGCCCCGGCGCTGCCGCGCGAGCGGCTGCTGACCGAGCTGAAGCAGTGGTGGGAGCCGCTGTTGACCAGGGCCGACCGGATCTGCGCCGGCGTCGGCGGCCCCGCCCGGCTGGACGTGGGCGAGGTGCCGATCGTGATCGACTTCCCGGCGCGGGAGGTCCGCCTCTGGGACGGTGAGCGCTGCCGCTACACGCTGTCCACCTCGGCCGATCTGGTGGCCACCAACATCGCGCGGCGCGAGGCGGACTGGTCCAACAGCCTGCTGCTGTCGATGCGGTTCACCGCCAGCCGGATCGGGCCCTACAACGAGTTCCTGTACGTGTTCTTCAAGTGCCTGTCCATGGAGCGCATCGAGTACGTGGAGAACTACTACGACTCATGCCAGGACGACGGCCAGGACATCGTGCTGGACGGCTGGCGGGTGCAGCGGCGCTGCCCCCATCTGCGCGCCGACCTCAGCCGGTTCGGGCAGATCGAGGGCGATGTGCTCACCTGCACCCTGCACGGCTGGCGGTACGACCTGTCCACCGGCCGCTGTCTGACCTCGGACGGACACGACATCCGCGCCTCGGCCGCGCCGTAA